Proteins encoded in a region of the Mycolicibacterium duvalii genome:
- a CDS encoding glycosyltransferase family 39 protein, translated as MTLSTAPVAPVTAATAPPRPRWVRPALAALLAATAVLYLWGLGTSGWANQYYAAAAQAGTQNWTAWLFGSLDAGNAITVDKPPAALWVMALSGRLFGFSPFTMLLPQALMGMASIAVLFATVRRVSGPGAGLLAALVLAVTPVAASMFRYNNPDALLVLLLVVAAYLMVRAIDDGRTRWVVLVGVVLGLAFLTKMLQAFLVVPGLASAYLVAAPVGVCERVRRLVAGAAAMIATAGSFLALVSVWPADSRPYIGGSTDNTLLELALGYNGIQRMTGGAAMPGGAPGGPPGGAGGPAGPGGGVNLFFGGEPGLGRLFGASMGAEASWLLPAALIGLLAGLWFTRRTARTGAVRASLLLWGGWVLVTGAVFSFMDGVIHPYYTVALAPGIAALVGISTSELWRLRAAVVPRAVLAVMSATTGVWAFVLLDRTPDWQPWLRWAVLVGSVVVAMVVAVGAHRLRKATAVVVAAAVVLGAAAPAAYAIETATNGSTGPGMMSGPSRGQGSVGPGGPGSPGGPGGPGSPGGPDGADRTGRAVSGNVALQELVMATDNRWAAATVGSMLAGELELATGASVMAIGGFTGGDDAPTLDEFQGYVAAGEVRYFVAGGPGDPRRGTGAAAQIDAWVRQNFPPTDVGGVMVFDLQHGHSVPDDAHP; from the coding sequence ATGACCCTCTCCACCGCGCCGGTGGCACCCGTCACCGCGGCAACCGCACCGCCACGACCGCGCTGGGTCCGTCCCGCCCTGGCGGCGCTACTGGCGGCCACCGCGGTGCTGTATCTCTGGGGGCTGGGCACATCGGGTTGGGCCAACCAGTACTACGCGGCCGCGGCGCAGGCGGGTACCCAAAACTGGACGGCGTGGCTGTTCGGATCGCTGGATGCCGGCAACGCGATCACCGTCGACAAACCCCCCGCCGCATTGTGGGTGATGGCGTTGTCCGGCAGGTTGTTCGGCTTCAGCCCGTTCACGATGCTGCTGCCGCAGGCGTTGATGGGGATGGCCTCGATCGCGGTGCTGTTCGCGACGGTGCGCCGCGTCAGCGGACCGGGCGCCGGCTTGCTGGCCGCTCTCGTCCTGGCCGTCACGCCGGTGGCGGCGTCGATGTTCCGGTACAACAACCCCGACGCCCTGCTGGTGCTGCTGCTCGTGGTTGCCGCCTACCTGATGGTGCGGGCGATCGACGACGGCCGTACCCGGTGGGTGGTCCTGGTCGGCGTGGTGCTCGGTTTGGCGTTCCTGACCAAGATGCTGCAGGCGTTTCTCGTGGTGCCGGGGCTGGCGTCGGCTTATCTGGTGGCCGCGCCGGTGGGGGTCTGCGAGCGGGTGCGCAGATTGGTGGCGGGGGCCGCCGCGATGATCGCGACGGCGGGTTCGTTCCTGGCTCTGGTCAGTGTGTGGCCGGCGGATTCGCGACCGTACATCGGCGGCTCCACCGACAACACCCTGCTCGAGCTGGCACTGGGTTACAACGGAATTCAGCGGATGACCGGTGGTGCCGCCATGCCTGGCGGCGCCCCCGGTGGCCCGCCGGGAGGTGCCGGCGGCCCCGCCGGTCCCGGCGGGGGAGTCAACCTGTTCTTCGGCGGCGAGCCCGGTCTCGGCAGGTTGTTCGGTGCGTCGATGGGCGCCGAGGCGTCGTGGTTGTTGCCGGCCGCGTTAATCGGCCTGCTGGCGGGACTGTGGTTCACCCGCCGTACCGCCCGCACCGGTGCCGTCCGTGCGAGCCTGCTGCTGTGGGGTGGCTGGGTACTGGTCACCGGTGCCGTGTTCAGCTTCATGGACGGCGTCATCCACCCGTACTACACGGTGGCGCTGGCGCCGGGTATCGCCGCGCTGGTGGGCATCTCCACGTCCGAATTGTGGCGTCTCCGAGCGGCTGTGGTGCCGCGTGCGGTGCTGGCGGTGATGTCGGCGACGACGGGCGTGTGGGCCTTCGTCCTGCTCGACCGCACCCCGGACTGGCAGCCGTGGTTGCGGTGGGCGGTCCTGGTGGGTTCGGTGGTCGTCGCGATGGTCGTCGCGGTCGGTGCGCACCGGCTGCGCAAGGCCACCGCGGTGGTGGTGGCCGCAGCGGTGGTGCTCGGCGCGGCCGCGCCCGCAGCCTATGCCATCGAGACGGCCACCAATGGGTCGACCGGTCCGGGGATGATGTCCGGACCTTCGCGGGGCCAAGGCTCGGTCGGCCCCGGTGGCCCGGGTAGCCCGGGCGGCCCCGGTGGCCCGGGTAGCCCGGGCGGCCCTGACGGAGCCGACCGTACCGGCCGGGCCGTCTCCGGCAATGTCGCACTTCAGGAGCTCGTGATGGCGACCGACAACCGGTGGGCCGCTGCCACCGTCGGTTCCATGCTGGCCGGGGAACTCGAACTGGCCACCGGGGCCTCGGTGATGGCGATCGGCGGGTTCACCGGCGGCGACGATGCGCCGACCCTCGACGAGTTCCAGGGCTATGTCGCGGCGGGCGAGGTGCGATACTTCGTCGCCGGCGGGCCCGGCGATCCACGCCGAGGGACCGGCGCCGCGGCCCAGATCGACGCGTGGGTGCGGCAAAATTTCCCGCCGACCGATGTGGGTGGGGTGATGGTCTTCGACCTGCAGCACGGCCATTCCGTTCCCGATGATGCGCACCCGTGA
- a CDS encoding nitronate monooxygenase produces the protein MAFDFRDLAAPIVVAPMAGGPSTPELAAAGTDAGGLGFVPAGYLTAPAFAQRLEAARGLTSGPIGANLFVPKPSGAAAADVDAYAARLAGEARRYGTELGEPRYFDEDWSAKLDVLLEIRPAVVSFTFGLPSVAERRRLSDAGITTVATVTTLAEARQAADCGVDVLAAQGPSAGGHRGTFDAAAEPAGQPLEELVSALTSQVGLPVVAAGGLMTAGDVARVRAAGAVAAQLGTAFLCSDEAGSTPVHRAALQGGRFTETVVTKAFSGRYARGLRNRFIDEYETHAPLAYPELHYLTGPLRAAAARAGDPDAVNIWAGTGFAQIRTGPVHAIMALLH, from the coding sequence ATGGCCTTCGACTTTCGTGACCTGGCCGCCCCGATCGTCGTGGCCCCGATGGCCGGCGGGCCTTCGACGCCGGAGCTGGCCGCCGCCGGCACCGACGCGGGAGGACTCGGGTTCGTCCCCGCCGGCTATCTGACCGCCCCGGCGTTCGCGCAGCGGCTCGAGGCCGCCCGAGGGCTGACCTCCGGCCCGATCGGTGCGAATCTGTTCGTGCCCAAACCCAGCGGCGCCGCCGCGGCCGACGTCGACGCCTACGCCGCCCGACTGGCCGGTGAGGCCCGACGCTACGGGACCGAACTCGGGGAGCCCCGGTACTTCGACGAAGACTGGTCGGCCAAGCTCGACGTGCTGCTCGAGATCCGGCCCGCGGTGGTGTCGTTCACGTTCGGTCTGCCCAGCGTGGCGGAGCGGCGTCGACTCAGCGATGCCGGGATCACCACCGTGGCCACCGTGACGACGCTGGCCGAGGCGCGCCAGGCCGCCGATTGCGGTGTGGATGTTCTTGCTGCGCAAGGCCCGTCGGCGGGTGGGCACCGCGGTACCTTCGACGCCGCCGCCGAGCCGGCCGGCCAGCCGCTCGAGGAGCTGGTCTCGGCGCTCACCTCCCAGGTCGGGCTGCCCGTGGTGGCGGCCGGCGGGCTGATGACCGCCGGCGACGTCGCGCGGGTCCGCGCGGCCGGCGCGGTCGCGGCGCAGCTGGGCACCGCGTTCCTGTGCAGCGACGAAGCCGGCAGTACGCCGGTGCACCGCGCCGCGCTGCAGGGCGGTCGTTTCACCGAAACCGTGGTGACCAAGGCTTTTTCCGGCCGTTACGCCCGGGGCCTGCGCAACCGGTTCATCGACGAGTACGAAACTCATGCGCCGCTGGCCTATCCGGAGCTGCACTACCTGACCGGGCCGCTGCGGGCGGCCGCGGCGCGGGCCGGTGATCCCGATGCGGTCAACATCTGGGCCGGAACAGGCTTCGCGCAGATCCGCACCGGACCGGTGCACGCGATCATGGCGCTGTTGCACTAG
- a CDS encoding sensor histidine kinase encodes MAAVSDLDVDPETTAGVAPSAPTARPRPIGVVPTASMLVGGAVGSVWFWIPLGLLIVGVSSIPSVVGFVLASVVFVYVIRGVDRVERVRSEAVFGMALGVPPRRLSHYTGFQGWAHQLWLDVSSARFWKAASHHYLRMLYDIAVTALAILLLTFAFVAPAAAMAIGNSDDAAGLSFLPTPVALLLALVAFAAAAALLVFGPVLDARIDRWLLTPSPTAALQYQVSALADARAGAVTSAQTERHRIERDLHDGVQPRLVSLAMTIGLARTKLDTDLPAAKELIAEAHEDAKSALVELRNVVRGIAPTILSDRGLDAALSAVAQRATNAGVPTTLSVHLPRRLPEEIEACAYFVVAEALTNITRHSGATQAAVTVRLDDAADQLHVTVFDDGRGGAQIGDGPDATGLRGLDERVRAARGTFTVSSPVTGPTIITAVLPCAS; translated from the coding sequence ATGGCCGCAGTATCCGACCTCGATGTCGACCCCGAGACCACCGCGGGCGTCGCACCGTCCGCCCCGACCGCACGTCCGCGACCGATCGGTGTGGTGCCCACCGCGTCGATGCTCGTCGGAGGCGCGGTCGGATCGGTGTGGTTCTGGATTCCTTTGGGATTGCTGATCGTCGGTGTCTCGTCGATCCCCAGTGTTGTCGGATTCGTCCTCGCCTCAGTCGTTTTCGTGTACGTGATCCGCGGTGTCGACCGCGTCGAACGGGTGCGCAGCGAAGCGGTGTTCGGCATGGCGCTGGGAGTGCCACCCCGACGGCTCTCCCACTACACCGGGTTCCAGGGCTGGGCGCACCAGCTCTGGCTCGACGTCAGCAGCGCCCGCTTCTGGAAGGCTGCCTCGCACCACTATCTGCGCATGCTCTACGACATCGCGGTCACCGCGCTGGCGATCCTGTTGCTGACGTTCGCGTTCGTCGCCCCCGCCGCGGCCATGGCGATCGGCAACAGCGACGACGCGGCCGGGCTGTCGTTTCTGCCCACTCCGGTTGCTCTGCTGCTGGCACTGGTCGCGTTCGCCGCGGCCGCGGCGCTGCTGGTGTTCGGCCCGGTGCTGGACGCGCGGATCGACCGCTGGCTGCTGACCCCGTCGCCGACGGCGGCGTTGCAGTACCAGGTCAGTGCGCTGGCGGACGCGCGCGCCGGCGCGGTGACCTCCGCGCAGACCGAGCGGCATCGCATCGAGCGGGATCTGCACGACGGTGTCCAGCCCCGGCTGGTGTCGTTGGCGATGACGATCGGGCTGGCCCGGACCAAACTCGACACCGACCTGCCCGCGGCCAAGGAGCTGATCGCCGAGGCCCACGAGGACGCCAAGAGCGCGCTGGTGGAACTGCGCAACGTGGTGCGTGGCATCGCGCCGACGATCTTGTCCGACCGCGGCCTGGACGCCGCGCTGTCGGCGGTGGCGCAGCGGGCCACCAACGCCGGGGTGCCCACGACGTTGAGTGTGCACCTGCCGCGCCGGCTCCCCGAGGAGATCGAAGCCTGCGCCTATTTCGTCGTCGCCGAGGCGCTGACCAACATCACCCGCCACTCCGGGGCGACGCAGGCCGCGGTCACCGTGCGTCTCGACGACGCCGCGGATCAGTTGCACGTCACGGTGTTCGACGACGGCAGGGGCGGTGCGCAGATCGGTGATGGTCCGGACGCCACCGGGCTGCGCGGACTCGACGAACGGGTGCGCGCCGCCCGGGGTACCTTCACGGTCTCCAGTCCAGTCACCGGTCCCACGATCATCACCGCGGTGTTGCCATGCGCATCGTGA
- a CDS encoding Rrf2 family transcriptional regulator, with protein MRMSAKAEYAVRAMVQLATVEDGTLVKTEDLANAQSIPAQFLVDILSDLRTDRLVRSHRGRDGGYELARPAADISLADVLRCIDGPLASVRDIGLGDLPYSGPTAALTDVWRALRASMRSVLEQTSLADVASGALPEHVGALADDYRRQQQARGQ; from the coding sequence ATGCGGATGTCGGCCAAGGCGGAGTACGCCGTGCGGGCGATGGTCCAGCTCGCGACTGTCGAGGACGGCACGCTGGTCAAGACCGAGGACCTGGCCAACGCGCAGAGCATCCCCGCCCAGTTCCTGGTCGACATCTTGTCCGACCTGCGCACCGATCGGTTGGTGCGCAGCCACCGCGGTCGCGACGGCGGCTACGAACTGGCCCGCCCGGCCGCCGACATCAGCCTCGCCGACGTGCTGCGCTGCATCGACGGGCCGTTGGCCAGCGTGCGTGACATCGGACTCGGCGACCTGCCCTACTCCGGTCCGACCGCGGCGCTGACCGACGTCTGGCGGGCGTTGCGGGCGAGTATGCGTTCGGTGCTCGAGCAGACCAGCCTCGCCGACGTGGCGTCAGGGGCGCTGCCCGAGCACGTCGGCGCACTGGCCGACGACTACCGCCGCCAGCAGCAGGCGCGGGGCCAATAG
- the cysD gene encoding sulfate adenylyltransferase subunit CysD yields MTLSTATAETIAPGSYELSHLRALEAEAIHIIREVAAEFERPVLLFSGGKDSIVMLHLAVKAFAPGRPPFPVMHVDTGHNFDEVLAARDDLVASTGVRLVVAKVQDDIDAGRVVEKGPSRNPLQTVTLLRAIRENKFDAAFGGARRDEEKARAKERVFSFRDEFGQWDPKAQRPELWNLYNGRHRKGEHIRAFPLSNWTEFDIWSYIGEENITLPSIYYAHQRQVFRRDGMLLAVHPYLRPHDDEEVFETSVRFRTVGDVTCTGCVESTAATVEQVIAETAVSRLTERGATRADDRISEAGMEDRKREGYF; encoded by the coding sequence ATGACCCTCTCCACCGCGACGGCCGAAACCATCGCTCCCGGCAGCTACGAGCTGAGCCATCTGCGCGCGCTCGAGGCCGAGGCCATCCACATCATCCGAGAGGTGGCCGCCGAGTTCGAGCGGCCCGTCCTGCTGTTCTCCGGCGGCAAGGACTCGATCGTGATGCTCCATCTGGCCGTCAAGGCATTCGCGCCGGGCCGCCCGCCGTTCCCGGTCATGCACGTCGACACCGGACACAACTTCGACGAGGTGCTCGCCGCCCGCGACGACCTGGTCGCCAGCACCGGGGTGCGCCTGGTGGTGGCCAAGGTGCAGGACGACATCGACGCCGGCCGGGTCGTCGAGAAGGGGCCGTCACGCAACCCGTTGCAGACCGTGACGTTGCTGCGCGCCATCCGGGAGAACAAGTTCGACGCCGCGTTCGGCGGGGCCCGCCGCGACGAGGAGAAAGCCCGGGCCAAGGAGCGGGTATTCAGCTTCCGCGACGAGTTCGGTCAGTGGGACCCCAAGGCCCAGCGCCCCGAGCTGTGGAACCTCTACAACGGCCGCCACCGCAAGGGTGAACACATCCGCGCCTTCCCGCTGTCGAACTGGACCGAGTTCGACATCTGGTCCTACATCGGCGAAGAGAACATCACACTGCCGTCGATCTACTACGCCCATCAGCGCCAGGTGTTCCGCCGGGACGGCATGCTGCTCGCGGTGCACCCGTACCTGCGGCCGCACGACGACGAAGAGGTGTTCGAGACCAGCGTGCGGTTCCGCACGGTCGGTGACGTCACCTGCACCGGCTGCGTGGAGTCCACCGCGGCCACCGTCGAGCAGGTGATCGCCGAGACCGCGGTGTCGCGACTGACCGAGCGCGGCGCCACCCGCGCCGACGACCGGATCTCCGAGGCCGGCATGGAAGACCGTAAGCGGGAGGGCTACTTCTGA
- a CDS encoding glycosyltransferase, whose protein sequence is MADTALAPQRRTFGVRPAVSASPTGAPVLDVVVPVHNEQAALADSVHRLHRYLTESVPFPTRITIADNASDDDTPRIAADLSAGLPNVRVMRLAEKGRGRALQRAWTESDAAVLVYMDVDLSTDLAAFAPLVAPLISGHSDLAIGTRLARGARVRRGPKREIISRGYNLVLKSTLSTRFSDAQCGFKAIRADVAAELLPHVEDTGWFFDTELLVLAERSGLRIHEVPVDWIDDPDSRVDIVATAAADLRGVGRLMRGLACGAIPVHTIAAQLGNSPAAAAPGSLLRQAVRFSTVGAASTAAYIALFMLLQGLAGAQLANLAALLLTAVGNTAANRRFTFCIDGRARLARNHIEGLIVFGIALAVTSTALALLHATAETPHRTIELAVLVMANLVATVLRFMLLRGWVFHPRRTTTGGTFS, encoded by the coding sequence ATGGCAGACACCGCCCTTGCGCCGCAGCGTCGTACGTTCGGAGTCCGGCCCGCGGTGTCGGCGAGCCCGACCGGTGCGCCGGTGCTCGACGTCGTGGTGCCCGTCCACAACGAACAGGCCGCCCTAGCCGACTCGGTGCACCGCCTGCACCGCTACCTGACCGAGTCGGTACCGTTCCCCACCCGCATCACGATCGCGGACAACGCCAGCGACGACGATACTCCGCGCATCGCTGCCGACTTGTCCGCCGGGTTGCCGAACGTGCGGGTGATGCGGCTGGCGGAGAAAGGGCGCGGACGTGCGTTGCAGCGGGCGTGGACGGAATCGGATGCAGCCGTGCTGGTGTACATGGACGTCGATCTGTCGACCGACCTGGCCGCGTTCGCGCCGCTGGTCGCGCCGTTGATCTCGGGTCACTCCGACCTTGCGATCGGCACCCGGCTGGCCCGCGGCGCCCGGGTGCGTCGCGGACCGAAGCGCGAGATCATCTCGCGCGGCTACAACCTGGTCCTCAAATCCACGCTCTCAACCCGCTTTTCGGATGCGCAGTGCGGGTTCAAGGCGATTCGTGCCGATGTCGCGGCCGAACTGCTGCCGCATGTCGAGGACACCGGGTGGTTCTTCGACACCGAACTGCTGGTCCTGGCCGAGCGTAGTGGACTGCGCATCCACGAGGTGCCGGTCGACTGGATCGACGACCCCGACAGCCGCGTCGACATCGTCGCAACCGCCGCCGCGGACCTGCGAGGTGTCGGGCGCCTGATGCGTGGCTTGGCCTGCGGCGCCATCCCGGTCCACACCATCGCCGCGCAACTGGGCAACTCGCCGGCGGCCGCCGCGCCCGGATCGCTGCTGCGGCAGGCGGTGCGGTTCAGCACGGTCGGCGCCGCGTCCACCGCCGCGTACATCGCGTTATTCATGCTGCTGCAGGGCTTGGCCGGAGCGCAGCTGGCCAACCTGGCCGCACTGCTGCTGACCGCGGTCGGCAACACCGCGGCCAACCGACGCTTCACCTTCTGTATCGACGGCCGTGCACGGCTGGCTCGTAACCACATCGAAGGCCTGATCGTGTTCGGTATCGCACTGGCCGTCACCAGTACAGCACTCGCGTTACTGCACGCCACCGCGGAAACACCGCACCGCACAATCGAATTGGCGGTACTTGTGATGGCCAACCTGGTCGCCACGGTCCTGCGCTTCATGCTGCTGCGCGGCTGGGTGTTCCATCCCCGTCGCACGACCACCGGAGGTACTTTCTCATGA
- a CDS encoding beta-class carbonic anhydrase: MSVTDEYLKNNEEYAKTFSGPLPLPPSKHVAVVACMDARLDVYRALGLQEGEAHVIRNAGGVVTDDEIRSLAISQRLLGTKEIILIHHTDCGMLTFTDDGFKQQIQDEVGIKPEWAAEAFIDVEEDVRQSLRRIEASPFVTKHESLRGFVFDVKTGRLTEVTL; this comes from the coding sequence ATGTCGGTCACAGACGAGTACCTGAAGAACAACGAGGAGTACGCCAAGACGTTCTCCGGTCCGCTACCGTTGCCACCCAGCAAGCACGTGGCCGTCGTCGCCTGTATGGACGCCCGGCTCGATGTCTACCGGGCCCTCGGTCTGCAGGAGGGCGAGGCCCACGTCATCCGCAACGCGGGGGGCGTCGTCACCGACGACGAGATCCGCTCGCTGGCCATCAGTCAGCGACTGCTGGGCACCAAGGAGATCATCCTGATCCACCACACCGACTGCGGCATGCTGACCTTCACCGACGACGGTTTCAAGCAGCAGATCCAGGACGAGGTCGGCATCAAACCCGAGTGGGCTGCCGAGGCGTTCATCGACGTCGAGGAGGATGTGCGCCAGTCGTTGCGGCGCATCGAGGCCAGCCCGTTCGTCACCAAGCACGAGTCGCTGCGCGGCTTCGTGTTCGACGTCAAGACCGGTCGCCTGACCGAGGTCACTCTCTAG
- a CDS encoding response regulator transcription factor — MRIVIAEDSALLRAGLERILTDAGHQVVAGVSDATDLLRLVNEERPDLVIVDVRMPPTFTDEGIRAAALLRSQNPESPVLVLSHYVEERYAVDLIASDTRGFGYLLKDRVADVPAFLDAVGTVGSGGTVLDPEVVSQILVRSRSRAALDALTPREHDVLQLMAEGKTNSAIAQELHMSVGSAEKHIASIFAKFDLVPDDSENRRVLAVLRYLES, encoded by the coding sequence ATGCGCATCGTGATCGCCGAGGACTCGGCGCTGTTGCGGGCAGGCCTCGAGCGCATCCTGACCGACGCGGGCCACCAGGTGGTCGCCGGCGTGTCCGACGCCACCGACCTGCTCCGGCTGGTCAACGAGGAACGGCCCGACCTGGTGATCGTCGATGTGCGGATGCCGCCGACGTTCACCGACGAAGGGATCCGCGCCGCGGCGCTGCTGCGCAGCCAGAACCCGGAGTCGCCGGTGCTGGTGTTGTCCCACTACGTCGAGGAACGGTACGCCGTCGACCTGATCGCCTCGGACACCCGCGGTTTCGGCTATCTACTCAAGGACCGTGTCGCCGACGTGCCGGCGTTTCTCGACGCGGTGGGCACGGTCGGGTCCGGAGGTACCGTGCTCGACCCCGAGGTGGTGTCACAGATCCTGGTCCGGTCGCGCAGCCGGGCGGCTCTCGACGCGCTGACCCCGCGTGAACACGACGTGCTGCAGCTGATGGCCGAGGGCAAGACCAACTCGGCGATCGCCCAGGAACTGCACATGTCCGTCGGTTCCGCCGAGAAGCACATCGCATCGATCTTCGCCAAGTTCGACCTGGTTCCCGATGACAGCGAGAACCGCCGCGTGCTGGCGGTACTGCGCTACCTCGAATCGTGA
- a CDS encoding 3'(2'),5'-bisphosphate nucleotidase CysQ has translation MNDHELAARLATEAGELLLAVRGELAHAEPQERKDEGDRRSHDFLMEALSARRPADAVLSEEGVDDPVRLAAERVWIVDPLDGTREFSELGRSDWAVHVALWQAGELVAGAVALPAQGVTLATPTVAAPPVAPESPRIVVSRTRPPAIALQVRDALGGTLVEMGSAGAKVASVVQGRSDVYVHAGGQYEWDSAAPVAVARAAGLHTSRIDGSPLVYNQRDSLLPDLIVCRPELAEAVLAVTAR, from the coding sequence GTGAACGATCACGAACTGGCGGCCCGGCTGGCCACCGAGGCCGGCGAGCTGCTGCTCGCGGTACGCGGAGAACTGGCCCACGCCGAGCCGCAGGAACGGAAAGACGAGGGGGACAGGCGCTCTCACGACTTCCTGATGGAAGCACTGTCCGCCCGGCGTCCCGCCGACGCAGTGCTGTCCGAAGAAGGGGTGGACGACCCGGTGCGCCTGGCCGCCGAGCGGGTCTGGATCGTCGACCCGCTCGACGGCACCCGCGAATTCTCCGAGCTCGGCCGGTCGGACTGGGCGGTGCACGTGGCGCTGTGGCAGGCCGGGGAACTGGTCGCCGGGGCGGTGGCGCTGCCCGCGCAGGGCGTCACGCTGGCCACCCCGACGGTGGCGGCGCCGCCGGTGGCCCCCGAGTCGCCGCGGATCGTCGTGTCGCGCACCCGGCCACCGGCGATCGCGCTGCAGGTGCGCGACGCACTGGGCGGCACCCTCGTCGAAATGGGTTCGGCGGGGGCCAAAGTCGCATCGGTGGTACAGGGTCGCTCCGATGTCTACGTGCACGCCGGGGGGCAGTACGAATGGGATTCCGCGGCACCGGTCGCGGTCGCCCGGGCCGCGGGTCTGCACACGTCGCGCATCGACGGGTCGCCGCTGGTGTACAACCAGCGCGACTCGCTGCTGCCGGACCTGATCGTGTGCCGACCTGAGCTGGCCGAGGCTGTCCTGGCCGTCACCGCGCGCTGA
- the cysC gene encoding adenylyl-sulfate kinase: MPIDVASPDATLLRLATAGSVDDGKSTLIGRLLFDSKAVMEDQLAAVERTSKERGHDYTDLALVTDGLRAEREQGITIDVAYRYFATAKRKFIIADTPGHIQYTRNMVTGASTAHLVIVLVDARNGLLEQSRRHAFLASLLGVQHVVLAVNKMDLIDWDRDRFEAIRDEFHAFATRLDIHDVTTIPLSALHGDNVVTRSDRAPWYEGPSLLSHLEEVYVAGDRNLVDVRFPVQYVIRPHTREHQDHRSYAGTVASGVMRPGDEVVVLPSGKSSRITSIDGPSGPVTEAFPPMAVSVSLADDIDISRGDMLARPNNSPRVAQDFDATVCWMSDDGSLEPGRDYLIKHTTRTTRVRVTGLDYRLDVNTLHRDKSATALKLNELGRISLRSQVPLLLDEYSRNPATGSFILIDPNTNGTVAAGMVLRDSSAREASPNTVRHQSLCTAEDRLTRGRTVWFTGLSGSGKSSVAMLVEQKLLEKGIPAYVLDGDNLRHGLNADLGFSMADRSENLRRLAHVAAILADAGQVVLVPAISPLAEHRELARTVTTDAGLDFFEVFCDTPLEDCERRDPKGLYAKARAGEITHFTGIDSPYQRPRNPDLRLTPEQTPDAHAEAVIELLERGANPA; encoded by the coding sequence ATGCCCATCGACGTGGCGAGCCCCGACGCGACGCTGTTGCGTCTGGCCACCGCGGGCTCGGTCGACGACGGCAAGTCCACCTTGATCGGGCGGCTGTTGTTCGACTCCAAGGCCGTGATGGAGGACCAGCTGGCCGCCGTCGAGCGCACCTCCAAGGAGCGCGGGCACGACTACACCGACCTCGCGCTGGTCACCGACGGCCTGCGCGCCGAGCGCGAGCAGGGCATCACCATCGATGTCGCCTACCGGTACTTCGCCACGGCCAAGCGGAAATTCATCATCGCCGACACCCCGGGCCACATCCAGTACACGCGCAACATGGTCACCGGCGCGTCGACGGCGCATCTGGTGATCGTGCTCGTCGACGCCCGCAACGGGCTGCTCGAACAGTCGCGCCGGCACGCGTTTCTGGCGTCGCTGCTCGGCGTGCAGCACGTGGTGCTGGCGGTCAACAAGATGGACCTGATCGACTGGGACCGGGACCGGTTCGAGGCCATCCGCGACGAGTTCCACGCTTTCGCCACCCGCCTGGACATCCACGACGTCACCACGATTCCGCTCTCGGCGCTGCACGGTGACAATGTCGTCACGCGGTCGGACCGGGCGCCCTGGTATGAGGGGCCCTCGCTGCTCAGCCACCTCGAGGAGGTCTACGTCGCCGGCGACCGCAACCTCGTCGACGTGCGGTTCCCGGTGCAGTACGTGATCCGGCCGCACACCCGCGAGCATCAGGACCACCGCAGCTACGCCGGCACCGTGGCCAGCGGAGTGATGCGCCCCGGCGACGAGGTGGTCGTACTGCCCAGCGGCAAGTCCTCGCGCATCACCTCGATCGACGGTCCGAGCGGTCCGGTCACCGAGGCGTTCCCGCCGATGGCGGTGTCGGTCAGCCTGGCCGACGACATCGACATCTCTCGCGGCGACATGCTGGCGCGGCCGAACAACTCGCCGCGCGTGGCGCAGGATTTCGATGCCACCGTGTGCTGGATGTCCGACGACGGCTCGCTGGAGCCGGGTCGTGACTACCTGATCAAGCACACCACCCGCACCACCCGGGTGCGGGTGACCGGGCTGGACTACCGCCTCGACGTCAACACGCTGCACCGGGACAAGTCGGCGACCGCCCTCAAACTCAATGAGCTGGGCCGCATTTCGCTGCGTTCGCAGGTGCCGTTGCTGCTCGACGAGTACTCCCGCAACCCGGCGACGGGCTCGTTCATCCTGATCGACCCCAACACCAACGGCACCGTCGCGGCCGGAATGGTGCTGCGCGACAGCTCGGCGCGCGAGGCCAGCCCGAACACGGTGCGTCACCAGTCGCTGTGCACCGCCGAGGACCGGTTGACCCGGGGGCGCACCGTGTGGTTCACCGGACTGTCCGGTTCGGGCAAGTCGTCGGTGGCCATGCTCGTCGAGCAGAAGCTGCTCGAAAAGGGTATCCCGGCTTACGTTCTCGACGGCGACAACCTGCGCCACGGTCTCAACGCCGACCTCGGGTTCTCGATGGCCGACCGCTCCGAGAACCTGCGCCGGCTGGCCCACGTTGCCGCGATCCTGGCCGATGCCGGCCAGGTGGTCCTGGTGCCGGCCATCAGCCCGCTCGCCGAGCATCGCGAACTGGCTCGGACCGTGACCACCGACGCCGGTCTGGACTTCTTCGAGGTGTTCTGCGACACCCCGCTGGAGGACTGCGAACGCCGCGATCCCAAGGGGCTCTACGCCAAGGCACGCGCCGGCGAGATCACTCACTTCACCGGCATCGACAGCCCGTATCAGCGGCCCAGGAACCCGGACCTGCGGTTGACGCCCGAGCAGACCCCGGATGCGCACGCCGAGGCGGTCATCGAGTTGTTGGAGCGCGGGGCGAACCCGGCGTGA